A region of Periophthalmus magnuspinnatus isolate fPerMag1 chromosome 13, fPerMag1.2.pri, whole genome shotgun sequence DNA encodes the following proteins:
- the LOC117380585 gene encoding extracellular calcium-sensing receptor-like — MPGHYANCSGSIVELMVERRWPRTSLSSVFIRWNHRELRFARTVIFTIAEINRNPKLLPGITLGYRLYNGCGSENLIRAAIEALNGESCSGQMIGLLGHSSSGISQYINYILSSLSVPHVSHLSTCACLSNKKIYPTFFRTVPSDFFQVTVLFMGLSYTEDFLSRIEDYSITGKQFIGSESWITQTKLTSAERMSILQGAMGFAIPEATVPGLGDYLLTLNPLEEPQSEIVKGVWADIFGCTFTPSETSAMCTGSEDLLSIPNNYAAFTDLRTESNVYNAVYSFAYALHSLLQCKNGLNPTTGKACVSQSQVQPKDLLEHLHNVNFTTSTGDRVFFDKNGDPASRYDLVNWQIGENGSAEIVNIGVYDTSLPEGANLQVLNSKITWSGGNNKAVRSVCREPCPPGTRKAINKNRPVCCFDCLKCPEGTISNQTDSLDCMACPPEFWSNENKVKCISKPTEYLSYKEIMGTLLTIFSCIGVFLSLLVFIIFFTHKETPIVRANNSELSFLLLFSLILCFLCSLTFIGRPSEWSCMLRHTAFGIAFVLCIACVLGKTMLVLLAFRATLPGNNMMRRFGPLQQRLTVVMITSVQVVICTLWLSTNPPIPKKNMKYYKEKIILECAVGSAVGFWAVLGYIGCLALLCFMLAFLARKLPDSFNEAKLITFSMLIFCAVWITFIPAYVSSPGKFTVAVEIFAILASSFGLLICIFVPKCYIIIFRPQQNSKKHVTAKVQTRTS; from the exons ATGCCAGGCCACTACGCAAACTGCAGCGGGTCCATCGTTGAGCTCATGGTGGAGCGGAGGTGGCCAAGgaccagtctctccagtgtctTCATCAG gtgGAATCACAGAGAGCTAAGATTTGCCCGCACTGTAATCTTCACTATTGCGGAGATTAACAGGAACCCAAAGTTACTTCCAGGAATTACACTGGGTTATCGCTTGTACAATGGCTGTGGAAGTGAAAACCTGATCAGAGCAGCGATTGAGGCTTTGAATGGGGAGAGCTGCAGTGGTCAGATGATAGGCCTGCTCGGTCACTCATCGTCAGGGATATCACAATACATCAACTACATTCTTAGCTCCCTGTCTGTGCCACAT GTAAGCCATCTTTCAACATGTGCCTGTCTAAGCAACAAGAAGATATATCCAACTTTCTTCCGAACTGTGCCAAGTGACTTCTTCCAAGTGACTG TGTTGTTCATGGGTTTGTCATACACTGAAGACTTTCTTTCACGCATTGAAGACTATAGCATCACTGGAAAGCAGTTTATTGGTAGTGAATCATGGATCACTCAAACAAAACTAACTTCTGCGGAGAGAATGAGCATATTGCAAGGTGCAATGGGCTTTGCCATTCCTGAGGCCACAGTGCCCGGTCTGGGCGACTACCTGCTGACATTAAATCCACTGGAGGAGCCACAGAGTGAAATAGTCAAAGGAGTGTGGGCGGATATCTTTGGCTGTACCTTTACTCCCTCCGAAACCTCAGCGATGTGCACAGGTTCTGAGGATCTGCTGAGTATTCCAAATAACTACGCAGCCTTTACAGACCTCAGAACAGAGAGTAATGTGTACAATGCAGTCTACTCCTTTGCGTACGCCCTCCACTCTCTGCTACAGTGTAAGAACGGACTGAACCCCACCACTGGGAAGGCCTGTGTCAGCCAGAGCCAGGTCCAGCCTAAAGAT CTGCTAGAACATCTACATAACGTGAACTTCACTACAAGTACCGGTGACAGGGTATTTTTTGATAAAAATGGAGACCCTGCCTCTCGCTATGACTTGGTGAACTGGCAGATAGGTGAAAATGGCTCTGCTGAGATTGTGAACATAGGTGTATATGACACTTCTTTACCAGAGGGAGCAAATCTTCAGGTGTTAAATTCCAAGATAACATGGAGTGGAGGAAACAACAAG GCTGTAAGATCTGTGTGCAGGGAGCCGTGTCCACCTGGGACTCGCAAAGccataaacaaaaacaggccTGTGTGCTGTTTTGATTGTTTGAAATGCCCTGAGGGGACAATAAGCAACCAAACAG ATTCCCTGGACTGCATGGCATGCCCACCTGAGTTCTGGTCAAATGAAAACAAGGTGAAGTGTATATCCAAACCCACTGAATACCTCTCCTACAAAGAGATTATGGGCACACTGTTGACCATATTCAGTTGCATTGGTGTATTTCTATCTCTTCTGGTCTTCATCATTTTCTTCACCCATAAGGAAACACCAATAGTGAGAGCCAATAACTCTGAGCTGAGCTTCCTGTTGCTCTTCTCCTTGatcctgtgtttcctgtgctcTCTCACCTTCATCGGGCGTCCCTCTGAGTGGTCCTGCATGCTGCGCCACACTGCGTTCGGCATCGCTTTTGTTCTCTGTATCGCTTGTGTTCTGGGGAAGACCATGCTAGTTCTGTTAGCGTTCAGAGCCACTCTTCCAGGCAATAATATGATGAGGAGGTTTGGTCCTCTTCAACAAAGACTCACTGTGGTTATGATAACTTCAGTTCAGGTGGTCATTTGCACACTGTGGTTAAGTACAAACCCGCCTATTCCAAAGAAGAATATGAAGTACTACAAAGAGAAGATTATATTGGAGTGTGCAGTTGGATCAGCTGTGGGCTTCTGGGCCGTGCTAGGATACATTGGGTGTCTTGCACTACTGTGTTTCATGCTGGCTTTTCTTGCAAGAAAACTGCCTGATAGTTTTAATGAAGCAAAGCTGATAACATTCAGCATGTTGATCTTCTGTGCAGTCTGGATCACTTTTATCCCCGCTTATGTCAGCTCTCCAGGAAAGTTCACCGTTGCCGTGGAGATATTTGCAATACTGGCCTCGAGTTTTGGAttattaatatgtatttttgtccctaaatgctatattataatatttaggccacagcaaaactccaaaaaacatGTGACGGCAAAAGTTCAGACAAGAACTTCGTAG
- the LOC117380343 gene encoding LOW QUALITY PROTEIN: extracellular calcium-sensing receptor-like (The sequence of the model RefSeq protein was modified relative to this genomic sequence to represent the inferred CDS: deleted 1 base in 1 codon), which produces MNLNEREFKFAQTMIFAIHEINKNPGLLPRHTIGYKIYNACGMSNIVMSAIVLANGQKEQLDGTCSGPGSATAVLGHSGSAPTMAFARVIGRFQVPVVSHFATCACLSDREEFPSFFRTIPSDEHQSRALAKLVKHFGWMWVGAISNLNAYGVNGINAFIQAAVEEGVCIEYYEAFEQSGPASALDKVVETVKRSTSKVIVAFMSHREVTVLAAELYKNNITSLQWVGSDAWISDSSLSDSEGSSILVGSLGFVVSKANIPGLEDHLRQLHPSQFPNSQFIREFWEYIFECSLANSTNTEMKACTGIESLQNVDTYFTDVSDLRFVNNVYKSVYAVAHALHALISERRNSSSNNNQPIEPWQVLQYLQKVNFMTSQGERVTFDENGNIFAQYELINIQSMASSIMHTTTVGFYDPTLPHDHQVQMTSTHVVWGGGRQTVPVSVCSDSCPPGQRKVIYKTKPVCCFDCIPCGEAEISNATDSLDCFTCPSEYWPNANQDRCVLKDTEFLSFSEIMGIVLTCFCFIGTFLTLLIFAVFLRYRHSPIVRANNSELSFLLLFSLSLCFLCSLTFIGRPSEWSCMLRHTAFSITFVLCISCVLGKTIVVLMAFRATLPGSNVMKWFGPVQQRLSVFGATFIQVLICILWLTIDPPFPNRNMLYFKDIIILECNLGSHVGFCAALGYIGLLALLCFVLAFFARKLPDNFNEAKFITFSMLIFCAVWITFIPAYVSSPGKFTVAVEIFAILSSSYGLLLCIFVPKVFIILFQSEKNTKRHIMGKTQKDIHY; this is translated from the exons ATGAA cctcaatgagcgaGAATTCAAATTTGCTCAGACAATGATTTTTGCGATTCATGAAATTAACAAGAATCCTGGTCTTCTCCCACGTCACACCATAGGCTACAAGATCTATAACGCCTGTGGTATGTCCAATATTGTTATGTCAGCTATAGTTCTGGCCAATGGTCAGAAGGAGCAGCTGGATGGGACCTGCTCAGGGCCTGGTTCTGCTACGGCTGTCCTGGGACACTCTGGCTCTGCACCCACTATGGCATTTGCTCGTGTAATAGGAAGGTTTCAAGTCCCAGTG GTCAGCCACTTTGCGACCTGTGCTTGTCTGAGTGACAGAGAAGAGTTCCCATCCTTCTTCAGGACGATTCCCAGTGACGAGCATCAGAGTCGGGCACTGGCTAAACTGGTCAAGCACTTTGGCTGGATGTGGGTCGGAGCCATAAGCAACCTTAATGCTTATGGTGTCAACGGCATTAATGCATTTATACAGGCTGCAGTGGAAGAGGGAGTGTGCATTGAGTACTATGAAGCATTTGAGCAGTCTGGGCCAGCTAGTGCATTGGACAAAGTGGTGGAAACTGTTAAGCGCTCCACCTCAAAAGTCATTGTGGCTTTCATGTCTCACAGGGAGGTCACGGTCCTGGCTGCAGAGttgtataaaaataacattacgaGTCTACAGTGGGTTGGAAGTGATGCTTGGATCTCAGATTCCTCTCTCAGTGACAGTGAAGGCAGCAGCATTCTGGTTGGTTCTTTAGGATTTGTTGTGAGCAAAGCAAATATCCCTGGTTTGGAGGACCACCTCAGACAACTCCACCCCTCACAATTTCCTAATAGTCAATTTATCAGAGAATTCTGGgaatatatatttgaatgttcTCTGGCTAATTCAACAAATACAGAGATGAAAGCATGCACCGGGATAGAGAGCCTGCAAAATGTGGACACGTATTTCACTGATGTTTCTGACCTAAGATTTGTGAATAATGTGTACAAGTCTGTGTATGCAGTGGCACACGCACTCCATGCCTTGATTAGTGAAAGAAGGAACTCAAGTTCCAACAATAATCAACCCATAGAACCTTGGCAG GTGCTCCAATATTTACAAAAGGTGAATTTCATGACAAGTCAAGGGGAGAGGGTGACCTTTGATGAGAATGGCAATATATTTGCACAATATGAACTTATTAATATCCAAAGTATGGCATCAAGCATCATGCACACCACCACAGTGGGCTTCTATGATCCCACTCTGCCCCATGACCATCAAGTCCAAATGACCAGCACTCACGTGGTTTGGGGAGGAGGCAGACAGACG gtgccagtgtctgtgtgcagtgaCAGCTGTCCCCCAGGACAAAGAAAAGTTATTTACAAAACCAAACCAGTGTGCTGCTTTGACTGCATCCCATGTGGAGAAGCAGAAATCAGTAATGCAACAg ACTCTCTGGATTGCTTTACATGTCCCTCTGAATATTGGCCTAATGCAAATCAGGACAGATGTGTGTTGAAAGACACTGAATTCTTGTCATTTTCTGAAATCATGGGAATAGTTTtgacatgtttctgttttattggaacttttttgacacttttgatttttgcagtctTCCTTCGGTACAGACATTCTCCAATAGTGAGAGCCAATAACTCTGAGCTGAGCTTCCTGTTGCTCTTCTCTCTGAGcctgtgtttcctgtgctcTCTCACCTTCATCGGCCGTCCCTCTGAGTGGTCCTGCATGCTGCGCCACACTGCGTTCAGCATCACCTTTGTCCTCTGTATCTCTTGTGTTCTGGGGAAGACTATAGTGGTGCTGATGGCCTTCAGAGCCACACTTCCAGGAAgtaatgtcatgaaatggtTTGGACCTGTTCAGCAGAGACTCAGTGTTTTTGGAGCTACTTTTATCCAGGTCCTTATCTGTATTCTGTGGTTAACCATTGACCCTCCTTTTCCAAATAGGAACATGCTGTATTTTAAAGATATAATTATTTTAGAGTGTAACTTAGGGTCACATGTTGGTTTCTGCGCAGCTCTTGGATACATAGGTCTGTTagctttgttgtgttttgtgttggcaTTCTTTGCTCGTAAACTTCCTGATAACTTTAATGAGGCCAAGTTCATCACCTTCAGCATGTTGATCTTCTGTGCAGTCTGGATCACTTTTATCCCAGCTTATGTCAGCTCTCCTGGAAAGTTTACTGTCGCTGTGGAGATATTTGCTATTCTGTCCTCTAGTTACGGTCTTCTGTTATGTATATTTGTACCAAaggtttttataattttatttcagtctgaa aaaaacaccaaaaggcACATCATGGGAAAGACTCAAAAGGACATTCACTATTAA
- the LOC117380415 gene encoding extracellular calcium-sensing receptor-like, with amino-acid sequence MQVSVLLLLAVWTHGGDSVCWLHSSVQLPELAQDGDLNIGGIFSFRTGQNYFVNTFQNVPEFRKCNNFNFREFKFAQTMIFAINEINRDPHILPNITLGWRIYDNCGTMDILRAGMALVSGVRQEIQYGNCTKRETVQAILGHSGSTPTIGLAQVVGRFNIPVISHFATCACLTNRKMYPTFYRTIPSDYYQSTAMAKLIKRFGWTWIGVIAVNNYYGLSGVASFVQSAQEYEICIEYSEAFSSSDPPELLQKIVKVIKHATSRVILAFMSHREIKMLAAELYKQNITGLQWVGSEAWITDYSLTDSEGYSLLIGSLGFVVSKTHIPGLEDHLRSLHPSQFPNSQFAKDFWESVFDCALVNSSNARRKPCTGKESLQNVDIDFTDVSELRFENNVYKSMYAVAHALDDLFKCEEGKGPFANRSCADKKNIEPSQVLHYLDNVDFITREGQRVFFDSNGDSPARYELVNLQITDKGALEAVTVGVFDASFPESQQFIMNNKSLIWGNNSMLTPVSVCSSSCDPGAYKVLTKGRPVCCYDCISCPAGEITNQTDALQCLKCPAEFWSNLKQDTCVPKLVEFLSYTELLGHLLVLFALMGWFLTLMNALIFYCHKETPLVRANNCELSFLLLFSLSLCFLCSLTFIGRPSEWSCMLRHTAFGITFVLCISCVLGKTIVVLMAFRATLPGSNVMKWFGPLEQRLSVFGATFIQVLICILWLTIDPPFPNRNMLYYKDTIILECNVGSPIGYWAVLGYIGLLALLCFVLAFFARKLPDNFNEAKFITFSMLIFCAVWITFIPAYVSSPGKFTVAVEIFAILSSSYGLLFCIFMPKVFIILFQPDKNTKKHIMGKTQNSIRY; translated from the exons ATGCAAGTGTCAGTACTGTTACTATTGGCTGTGTGGACACATGGGGGAGACTCGGTGTGCTGGCTGCATAGCTCTGTGCAGTTGCCAGAGCTGGCTCAGGATGGGGACCTGAATATTGGGGGCATTTTTTCATTCAGGACAGGGCAAAATTATTTTgttaacacatttcaaaatgtgcCAGAATTTCGAAAATGCAACAA CTTCAATTTCCGAGAATTTAAATTTGCTCAAACAATGATCTTTGCTATTAATGAGATCAACCGAGATCCTCATATTCTCCCCAATATTACTCTGGGCTGGAGGATATATGACAACTGTGGTACTATGGATATACTGAGGGCTGGGATGGCATTGGTGAGTGGAGTAAGGCAAGAAATTCAGTATGGTAACTGTACCAAAAGAGAGACAGTGCAAGCAATTTTGGGCCATTCTGGATCCACTCCAACTATTGGACTTGCCCAGGTTGTAGGAAGATTCAATATACCTGTG atcagccACTTTGCCACATGCGCCTGCCTCACCAATCGCAAGATGTACCCCACTTTTTACAGAACCATTCCCAGTGACTATTACCAAAGCACTGCTATGGCCAAGCTCATTAAGCGCTTTGGTTGGACTTGGATAGGTGTCATAGCTGTGAATAACTACTATGGACTCAGTGGTGTTGCATCTTTTGTTCAGTCTGCGCAAGAATATGAAATATGCATCGAGTACTCCGAAGCATTTTCATCCTCAGATCCACCTGAACTTTTACAAAAAATTGTTAAGGTGATCAAACATGCAACTTCTAGAGTGATTTTGGCTTTCATGTCTCATCGAGAAATCAAGATGCTGGCTGCAGAGTTGTATAAACAGAATATTACAGGGTTGCAGTGGGTTGGCAGTGAGGCATGGATTACAGATTACTCTCTGACTGACAGCGAAGGATATAGTCTCCTGATTGGTTCTCTTGGCTTTGTTGTGAGCAAAACACATATTCCTGGATTAGAGGATCATCTGAGAAGTCTCCACCCATCACAGTTCCCCAACAGTCAATTTGCCAAAGATTTCTGGGAGAGCGTGTTTGACTGTGCATTGGTAAATTCGTCAAATGCAAGAAGAAAACCATGCACTGGAAAAGAGAGTTTGCAAAATGTGGACATAGATTTCACTGATGTATCAGAGTTAAGATTTGAGAATAACGTGTACAAGTCTATGTACGCAGTGGCACATGCACTTGATGACCTGTTCAAATGTGAAGAGGGTAAAGGGCCGTTTGCCAATAGGAGTTGtgctgataaaaaaaacatagagcCATCACAG GTGCTTCACTACCTCGACAATGTAGATTTTATCACCAGAGAAGGACAAAGAGTGTTTTTCGACAGTAATGGAGACTCACCTGCAAGATATGAACTGGTGAATTTGCAAATAACAGATAAAGGCGCTTTGGAGGCTGTGACAGTTGGGGTATTTGATGCCTCATTTCCAGAAAGCCAACAGTTCATCATGAATAACAAATCGCTGATATGGGGCAATAATTCAATG TTGACACCAGTCTCAGTGTGCAGTTCTAGCTGTGACCCAGGAGCTTATAAGGTGCTGACCAAAGGCAGGCCAGTCTGCTGTTATGACTGTATAAGTTGTCCAGCAGGGGAGATTACTAACCAAAcag ATGCATTACAGTGTCTAAAATGTCCCGCAGAATTCTGGTCCAATCTAAAGCAAGACACATGTGTACCTAAACTGGTCGAGTTTTTGTCCTACACTGAACTTCTGGGTCACCTGTTGGTCCTGTTTGCATTAATGGGATGGTTTCTGACTCTGATGAATGCACTTATCTTCTACTGCCACAAAGAGACGCCCCTGGTCAGAGCCAATAACTGTGAGCTGAGCTTCCTGTTGCTCTTCTCTCTGAGcctgtgtttcctgtgctcTCTCACCTTCATCGGCCGTCCCTCTGAGTGGTCCTGCATGCTGCGCCACACTGCGTTCGGCATCACCTTTGTCCTCTGTATCTCTTGTGTTCTGGGGAAGACTATAGTGGTGCTGATGGCCTTCAGAGCCACACTTCCAGGAAgtaatgtcatgaaatggtTTGGGCCTCTTGAGCAGAGACTCAGTGTTTTTGGAGCTACTTTTATCCAGGTCCTTATCTGTATTCTGTGGTTAACCATTGACCCTCCTTTTCCAAATAGGAACATGCTGTATTATAAAGATACAATTATTTTAGAGTGTAACGTAGGGTCACCTATTGGTTACTGGGCAGTTCTTGGATACATAGGTCTGTTagctttgttgtgttttgtgttggcGTTCTTTGCTCGTAAACTTCCTGATAACTTTAATGAGGCCAAGTTCATCACCTTCAGCATGTTGATCTTCTGTGCAGTCTGGATCACTTTTATCCCGGCTTATGTCAGCTCTCCTGGAAAGTTCACTGTTGCCGTGGAGATATTTGCTATTCTGTCCTCTAGTTACGGTctactattttgtatttttatgccaaaagtgtttataattttgtttcaaccggacaaaaacacaaagaagcACATCATGGGAAAGACTCAGAATTCTATTCGATATTAA
- the LOC117380586 gene encoding extracellular calcium-sensing receptor-like, which translates to MSMDGDVILGAIFSFHSSWENRQANYAERPLTLQCTRLNLRGFQYAQAMLFAIAEINNSSVILPGLSLGYRMYDACGSIIRAVKGAFALVNGNEEEIVSSETPCTRSGQVQAILGETSSSLCIGIATVLGPFHLPLISHFATCACLSDKVKYPSFFRTIPSDLYQSRALAQLVRHFGWTWVGAIRTNDDYGNNGMATFAETAKQLSICLEYSVSFFRTDPLDKVQYIVNTIKRSTSKVIVTFLAPTELMLLVNALSEHNVTGYQWVGTEAWIFDSKTMAMDKKHILDGAIGLSIPKAYVSGMEEFMMDVRSLNTSGNQLFTKFWEELFNCEFNAETYHKRCTGTEDLSQVDNSFTDMSLMPIFNNVYKGVYAVAYALHKILKCNKTCQTDVDLDPHMILQHLKNIHFQTKEGEEVYFNENGDPTAKYEIINWQPTAQGTVDFVTVGLYDASLPTDRQLTLQNVSIYWAQNSKQVPISVCSSACSPGTRKVLQKGKPVCCYDCVLCAEGEISNSTDSTTCVQCPPDFWSNAQRDTCVRKETEFLSYEEIMGALLTAASLFGTCMTCVVACIFFRYRKTPIVRANNSELSFLLLFSLSLCFLCSLTFIGRPSEWSCMLRHTAFGITFVLCISCVLGKTIVVLMAFRATLPGSNVMKWFGPLQQRLSVVGFTLIQVLICVLWLTISPPFPFKNVKQFTYKIIIECAMGSDIGFWVVLGYIGLLALLCFVLAFFARKLPDNFNEAKFIIFSMLIFCTVWITFIPAYVSSPGKFSVAVEIFAILASSFGLLVCIFIPKCYIILLKPERNKKANIMGKGRHNLRTTN; encoded by the exons ATGTCCATGGATGGTGATGTCATATTAGGAGCAATTTTCTCTTTTCACAGCAGCTGGGAAAACAGGCAAGCAAATTACGCTGAAAGACCTCTGACTCTACAGTGCACTCG GCTGAACCTAAGAGGATTCCAGTATGCTCAGGCAATGCTGTTTGCAATAGCAGAAATTAATAACAGTTCAGTCATTCTGCCAGGCCTTTCCCTGGGCTACAGGATGTATGATGCTTGTGGGTCTATTATTAGAGCAGTGAAAGGAGCATTTGCTCTGGTAAATGGAAATGAAGAAGAAATTGTGTCTTCTGAAACGCCATGCACCAGATCAGGCCAAGTCCAGGCAATTTTAGGTGAGACTTCTTCCTCACTGTGCATAGGAATAGCTACTGTTCTTGGACCCTTTCATTTGCCACTG ATCAGTCATTTTGCCACTTGTGCATGTCTGAGTGACAAAGTGAAATACCCCTCCTTCTTCAGGACTATACCCAGTGACCTGTACCAGAGCAGAGCGCTGGCCCAGCTGGTCAGGCACTTCGGTTGGACATGGGTGGGAGCCATCAGAACAAACGATGACTATGGCAATAACGGCATGGCCACTTTTGCTGAAACTGCCAAACAGCTCAGTATCTGTCTAGAATACTCTGTGTCCTTCTTCAGAACTGATCCATTGGATAAAGTACAATATATAGTTAACACAATTAAACGCTCTACTTCCAAAGTAATAGTCACATTTCTTGCTCCTACTGAGCTTATGTTGCTTGTAAATGCTTTATCTGAACATAATGTGACTGGTTACCAGTGGGTGGGCACAGAGGCCTGGATCTTTGATTCTAAAACTATGGCTatggacaaaaaacacattctagATGGGGCCATAGGATTGTCCATCCCAAAGGCTTATGTCAGTGGCATGGAGGAGTTCATGATGGATGTGAGATCACTCAACACCTCTGGTAATCAGTTATTTACTAAGTTCTGGGAAGAACTGTTCAACTGTGAGTTCAATGCAGAGACTTATCACAAAAGATGTACAGGAACTGAAGACCTGAGTCAAGTGGACAACAGCTTCACTGACATGTCCCTGATGCCAATCTTTAACAATGTCTACAAGGGAGTATATGCAGTGGCCTATGCCCTGCATAAAATCCTCAAATGTAACAAAACCTGTCAGACAGATGTGGACTTAGATCCTCATATG atactgcaacatttgaaaaacattcatttccaaacaaaagaaggagaagaggtgTATTTCAACGAGAACGGTGATCCTACTGCTAAATATGAAATCATAAACTGGCAGCCCACTGCCCAGGGCACAGTGGACTTTGTCACAGTGGGCCTTTATGATGCTTCTCTTCCTACAGACAGACAACTGACACTACAAAATGTGTCTATATATTGGGCCCAGAATTCAAAGCAG GTGCCAATATCAGTTTGCAGCAGTGCGTGTTCACCTGGCACACGTAAGGTTCTCCAGAAAGGAAAGCCAGTGTGCTGTTACGACTGTGTGCTCTGTGCAGAAGGAGAAATAAGCAACAGCACAG ATTCCACCACTTGTGTCCAATGTCCTCCAGATTTTTGGTCCAATGCCCAAAGAGACACATGTGTGAGGAAGGAAACAGAGTTTCTATCTTATGAAGAAATCATGGGAGCCCTGCTCACAGCGGCATCTTTATTTGGGACTTGTATGACTTGTGTTGTGGCCTGTATTTTCTTCAGATACAGAAAAACTCCAATAGTGAGAGCCAATAACTCTGAGCTGAGCTTCCTGTTGCTCTTCTCTCTGAGcctgtgtttcctgtgctcTCTCACCTTCATCGGCCGTCCCTCTGAGTGGTCCTGCATGCTGCGCCACACTGCGTTCGGCATCACCTTTGTCCTCTGTATCTCTTGTGTTCTGGGGAAGACTATAGTGGTGTTGATGGCCTTCAGAGCCACACTTCCAGGAAgtaatgtcatgaaatggtTCGGGCCTCTCCAGCAGAGACTCAGTGTTGTAGGTTTTACTCTGATACAGGTGCTGATCTGTGTCCTCTGGTTAACAATATCACCTCCATTTCCGttcaaaaatgtgaaacaatTCACTTACAAAATTATTATAGAGTGTGCCATGGGTTCAGATATAGGTTTCTGGGTAGTTCTTGGATACATAGGTCTGTTagctttgttgtgttttgtgttggcaTTCTTTGCTCGTAAACTTCCTGATAACTTTAATGAAGCCAAGTTCATCATCTTCAGCATGTTGATCTTCTGTACGGTCTGGATCACTTTTATCCCAGCTTATGTCAGCTCTCCAGGAAAGTTTAGTGTGGCAGTGGAGATATTTGCCATTCTGGCCTCAAGCTTTGGTCTACtcgtttgtatttttattcccAAGTGTTACATAATTTTATTAAAACCTGAGAGGAACAAGAAAGCAAATATAATGGGTAAAGGAAGACACAACCTTAGGAcaaccaattaa